In Oncorhynchus gorbuscha isolate QuinsamMale2020 ecotype Even-year linkage group LG26, OgorEven_v1.0, whole genome shotgun sequence, the DNA window CCTGTCCTTGATCCATACCACATACAGCCATCTGCAGATCTTTTCAGTGTCCATGTGAAAGATGGTTATTGCCGTGTGAAATCAAGGCCTGCAACACTTACAGATTTAAGTCTAATAGCATGATATGAAAGTAAACAAACATCAGAGCGTGCAATATGAAGGTATAGTCAGttgacattctgaaccttgtttgaggttggtaggtcacatgaccaaggagctattgaaatgttAAATTTAGACAAATTCATGTAAGAtcttgtgagatgaaaatggaaaaactaaagggtgtgcaatatagaagggtagtcagtgaacattctgaaccttgtttgagtcCAGTTGGTCAAATGACCAATGAGCTATTGAAattcaaaaatgtaaataaataattgaaaataGTGCGAGATGTAAATAAACATCGGGTTAGCTGGGTTACCATCGGGTTAGCTGGAACCAGTTTTGAACGTTTTAGGAGTAATGGTTATTTAAATTGGATTTGTCACTAtgttgacggtccctaactgcTGTTGGTGGACGTAAGGAAGACTACAGACATATATCTGTGGAATATCCAACCTGAAACTGTCTCTACCCCCGGTtgcagttataaatgagaactgattctcaactggcctacctggttaaataaaggtgaaataaatttttTAAAACCTGCTGAGCAACTCATCCACGACTTTATTTCATCCAGTCTGGACTATTGTAATGCCCTTTTGGTTGGCACATCTGCCAAGTCCCCGAACTGGCTACAATATGTCCAAAACTTTGCTCCACGTGTCCTCACCCACAGCTCCACCACTAGCACATCATTTCAGTGCTGCTCAACCTCCACTGGCTCCCCATATGCTCACGCATGGACTACAAAATCCTGGGTCACACCTACCAAGCTATCCACAACTCTGAAACCAAGTACCTGTCTGACCTCAATCTGCCATCCTGCTCCAGACGCACCCTTCGCTACTCCAGGTTCGTCTCCCTGCAGCAGACTAAAAACTATGGGAGATGGTTTTCAGTTGCGCTGCTCCACGGCTGTGACACGCACTTAGACACTATTAGGGCTGAagaatctctgtcctctcttaAAGGCACAGCTCAAGACCTTGCTTTTCAGAAAAGCTTTCAAGGGACGTACCCGTTGTGACAAACGGATATTCGAAACTCCGTTTTAGACGAGACTTTATGACGAAAAATTATtatatttacactttgtagtaaaTTTTTACACTATAATAACTTTTTACGACTCATATCGATAATAGCCTGTTGTAAAAGTGATGCGTTGCTTTTTAAAGGCAGTCGGTCTCTAAGAGGGGTTCTTGCAGATGCAGCAACGCCCTGAATTGCGGACCGCAATCAGACCCTTCTCCGTGTATCTTGTGATCCTGAGACAACGACTTGTCAAGTGCGCAGGATGGTGGCTGATTTAGAATGGTCGGTGCTAATCCGGGATCCCCCCAAACTTTTATAATTTGAATCAACTGCGCAGTATATAAAAAAACGTCCACTCCGGACGTCCAAAGGATCCCCGATTGCAGACCAATTTAAAAGGATGGACACTTTACTAGCCAATAAGACCGTCTAATGTATGTGCTCTCTCCAATCAGGGTTCGGCCGAGTGAAGAAAACCGAGTGTGTACGGAAATCACCGAAAGACATACGGATATAACTAGGTTTAGTGCGTAGATTTGATAGTGCTCGGGTCTTCTGTGGACAGACGGGTTGGACGTCCAAAATTCGTGCTTAAAGTGAAAGAACTTACCATCCAGTTGGTCTATCAAAGACAAAATATGAAGTGTCTTAAAATATTGTATATAACCATCGCGCTGTTGATAGCGCACAGCTCTGCTATTATAAGGTAAAATATTTGTCTACTGTTTGGGAAACTTTAATAATTACTCTTACGCCATCCTGTGAGAATAGGCTATCTCTGGGGTAGTTTAATTTCCTGACATTATGCAATTGTTATTACATGCATGTTTGTTTAGGCACATGTAGTTCAGATTTTGGTGCACACGTAGAACGTTTCCATAACGCTGGCATGTCCAAGACATCTAGTTTGCATTGAGATTAACATAGATTGTACATTAAAAAAGAACCAAGCTGCTCTTAAATGAATGGGGCCATCAGTAGAACACTTGTATAAAACAGAAAGTAGAGCGCACGAGTTCTGCATGATTCGTTAATCAAATTACGACAAAAACGGTCTCTATTTTCCTTATCATACATATTTGCCCTTAGAATTCCCCTCCACAAGACGCGCAGTATGCGCCGCCTGATGAGTGACAATGGGAGGAGTTTTGAACAACTACAGGACATGGCCAAGACCGTTGGTGGTGCAGGAGCTAACGTACCGATAAACACTCCGAGCCCGAAAGTGCCAGTTGAGAGACTCACCAACTTCATGGATGTAAGTGGATATTGTCACTAGGCCTGGGTTAACTCTAGCTTGATCTAGGCTGACTAAAGCAATAAGTAAAGCTAGGGTTCTCCAGGAgttgggtgtgcaggcttttgttccaaccCTTCATAACATGGCCAATCTTCTAATTATGGGCCAGATTGAAGGTCATGTAATATATGGTTGAATTAAAAGCTTGCACATTCAGAATCTCTCCCTAGGAGCGAGGAGAAGAGAACTGTAGTATAGACTTAGGCATATGTATTTATCATATGAATGTTGTTTGTATCAAATCTCTCTATAGGCTCAGTACTATGGGGTGATCAGCATAGGCACACCACCCCAGGATTTTACTGTGCTGTTTGACACTGGCTCCTCCAACCTGTGGGTGCCCTCCATTCACTGCTCCTTCCTGGATGTCGCATGCTGTGAGTCAGTCTATTATTGCATTCACTGCACTTCACCATAgccgcaggaagtaggggtgctggggGGGGAAATTAACgatgttactgagttacagttcatataaggaaatcagtccatttaaattAACAAATtggtccctaatctatggatttcacatcgctgggaatacagatatgcatctgttggtcacagatgccttaAAGGTAGGGATGTGGATCAGAAAACAAGTCAGTATTTGGTGCTACCACAATTTGCCTAATGCAGCATCTCCTTCAAATCGAGTTGACCagcctgttgattgtggcctgtggcatgttgtcccactcctcttcaatggctgtgtgaagatGTTGGTGGGAATTGGAACACACTTTTATACaccgtcgatccagagcatcccaaacatgctcaatgtactatgcaggccatggaagaactgggaaatgttcagcttccaggaattgtgtacagatgctttcgacatggggccatgcattatgctgaaacatggtggtggatgaatggcacgacaatgggcctcaggatctcgtcacgctATCGCTGTGTATtcaaactgccatcgataaaatgcaattgtgttcattgtctgtagcttatgcctgcccagaCCAGAAcctcaccgccaccatggggcactctgttcacaatgttgacatcagcaaaccgctcacccacacaatgccatacacgctATCTGCCATCTGCCCGCTACAGTTGGAACTGGGATTCATCTGTgtagagcacacttctccagcatgccaatGAACATTTGACCACTAAAGTCGGTTACGATGCTGAACTGCAGTCACGTCAAGGCCCTGGTGATTACCGTGAGCAttcagatgagcttccctgagatggtttctgacaattTGCAGGAATTCTTTGTGCAAACCCATAGTTTCATCAGAAAATCCTGGTGGCTGTTCTCAGATGGTGGTTGGTCTCAGACggtcctgcaggtgaagaagctggatgtggaggtcctgggctggtgtggttgtgaagctggttggacggtctgtcaaattctctaaaaagatgttgaaggtggcttatggtagagaaaattAACATTCATTCCTGCagccagcatgccaattgtacgctccctcaacttgacatAACTGCACATTTGAGTCAcatttgtccccagcacaaggtgcacatatgtaatgatcatgctgtttaatcagctttatgtgccacacctgtcaggtggatggattatcttggcaatggagaaatactcacgaacagggatgtaaacaaattggtACCCAAAATCTGAGTTAAATTAGTTTTTTGAGAGTATgggatatttttatttcacctcatgaaacatgggaccaatactacatgttgcgtttatatttttgttcattatgtatgcatgtatgtgcactcgaaccaccgcatttaaccatggcaaggtgactgggaatatggcagaatataaacagtgtagttattcactccgcaaagcaatcaaacaagctaaacgtcagtatagagagaaagtggagttgcaattcaacggttCAAACATGTGGCAAGGACTActaaaggaaaaccagccacatcgcGAGAAActgacgtcttgcttccggacaggGTAAACGCATTCTTCGcatgctttgaggataacacagtgccaccgacgcggctCGCTACCGAGGACTTAGGGCTCTCCTTATCCGTggccgacatgagtaaaacatgTCAGCCAAAACAATCCTGAAGCGGGGATtagtcagaccagcattgaatagttTGACGCACGAATACTTCCtgttttgagtttctgcctataggatggGAGGAGCAAGATgaagtcgtggtcagatttgcatAAAAGAGGGCAGGGAGGGCCTTGTAAGAATTCCGGAAGTTTGAATAGCAATGGTTGAGAGTCTTAGCAGCGCGAGTAGTACAGTCGatatgttgatagaacttcggcaGCCTCGTCCTCAGATTTACttggttaaaatccccagctacaataaatgcagcttcaggatatgtggtttgcataaagtccagacAAGTTATTTGATGACTGTTGAGGTAATGGCTTGGGATGGAATGTAAACAGCCGTGGCAATGACGGAGGATAATTCTCTTAGGAGATATTATGGTCTCCATTTAATTGAGGTACTCTagatcaggtgaacaaaaggacttgagttcctgtatgttcctagaattacaccatgagtcgttaatcatttaacacccctcctcccttctgcttcccggagagatatttattcctgtctgcgcgatgtaGTAAGAATCCTGCTGGCTTTACCGACTCTGACGGAGTATCCCGAGAGGGACATGTTTCGGTGAAACAAAGTATGATACAGGCCCTGACGTCTCTCTGGGAAAAAATCCTTGTTCTCAACTCAACTTTGTTATCCAAAGACTGAAATATTAGGGAGTAATATACTTGGAAGCAGCGGGTTGTGTGCGCACCTCCTAAGTTGAACCAGCAGGCCGCCTCGAGTGCCACTCCTCCGCCAGCGACGTTTTGGGTCAGCCTGTGGAGTGAGTTAAATTTCTCTGGGGAGAGTGAACAAAGGATCCAATCCAgggaagtcgtattcctggtcgtaatgcagGTAGTTCTGGTGAGTTACCGCTGCTCTAATATCCAATAGCTGTATGTAATGACACGCATTTCCTGagataatgtaaaaaaaaatgtacataaataaaaaatacttcaAAGTTTCCTAAGAGCTAGTCGCTAATGCTGCCGTCTCCGTTAGCGCCATCAGATTGACTGTTTTGTACAGATAATTATTGGACTCGTTACAAATGCTTGTGAACACTGAAATAGAAATGCATTTAGTTGAAAAAATGTTCACACTAGTGCACTGGGCCttcactagtcctgtattagtggacaATATAGATGTCTACAGtgcagatttttttttcttttttgcaTCCTGTCGCTgcagcacccccacccccaaactacttcctgtggctatgcACTTCACTCGTAACATTATGGTTTTACTACCTGCTGAGTCTCCTATCATATAGTCATGAGATGGGTGCAAAAGCTAAAGTTGCAAATACCTTGTTTGCTCAGCCATGTTTTGGCATTGGACATCATATTCATATGTTTAAGGCATCATGAAGGGACGTGTTTGTTCTGTATAAAAATTAATGCCATTTATCCAGCCTGAGAAAGGTGTGAACTTCATATTGCACCTCTTGCTTAGGGCTCCACCATCGTTATAACTCCAAGAAGTCGAGCACCTACGTTCAGAATGGCACAAAGTTCTCCATCCAGTATGGCAGAGGCAGCTTGTCTGGGTTCATCAGTGGGGACACCGTCTCTGTAAGTGGACTGTTCTGTGTTGTCCATTGTTCCTTTGCATTCCTCTCATTTAAGTGGGCAAATCCACAGCATTTTTGTGACATTTTAACGCTGTCCATTTTAAGTGATTGAATGTGGAGCATAGTCTGCATACCATTTCTTACTGTGTATTGTCTGTAAACCTCACTGTTTTAGTCTGCTTTGTACATCACACTTCCTGTTCTTCATTCCATCCCTTTCTCAGTTGGCCGGCATGCAGGTCACTGGTCAACAGTTTGGTGAGGCCGTAAAGCAACCTGGCATCACGTTTGCAGTGGCACGCTTTGACGGGGTGCTGGGCATGGGCTACCCTACCATATCTGTCAGAAATATAACCCCTGTGTTTGACACCGCCATGGCTGCCAAGCTGCTGCCTCAGAACATATTTTccttctatattagcaggttggTTGGTTTTAGGGGTTTTACCTTTTTGAATACATTCTTACTGAGGGCCCTAGGTCAATGTGTGGTTTGGTGACTGTGATTTGTTTTTGAAACTTTTGTCCTGTTCACCGTTGGTGGAGGTCAACTGAAAGGAGTTTCTTGTATTTGAACTGGGATATTTTGAGCTCCTGTTACCCTGAAATTCTTCAACTAAATTTGCTGTCATATTTCCTCAAACAAGGAAGTGAAATAGGtaacctaatttcagtttgtgacaacaAGCACGTtattgtgtagagaatcattgtaccatctaaactgctgtcaAACTATATTTtccatttttccaaaaatattgtattttcagctgtttgatggtgtacaaaactgaaagtaagaTTCAACAACAACTAGCTAGGAAgctagaaatagtgcacataacATATCTCCTGCTTAGACTTGCTTGCAATGAGAATGacatctataactcacatttctatgtgaatttagtttggtcacccaaaaagttacatattgcagctttaaaatgGCTTCCTTTTTATGGGTAAAGTCTTTGAACATAAACCACAGGTTAATTCAATTCATTTTCAGAACTTGTATAACTTTCTATTCTTGTTGCCACTAGCTTCAACGGGGTTGAGGCAATACATATTCTGATCTGATATTAGATTGACGATCAAGACCCTCTTCCAGTGCACTAGTAGATTTATCCAATGAACAAATAACTTGTAACCCCTTTTGATATCCTGTTCCTTAGAGATCCATCGGCTGCTGTAGGAGGAGAGCTGATGCTGGGAGGCACGGATCCACTGTACTACACCGGAGACCTGCACTATGTCAACGTCACACGCAAGGCCTATTGGCAGATCGAGATGAACAAGTAAGCAACTTGGTTCTCATCTACACAGAGGCTCTATTATAATATCCATACAAGCGAACTGCCCCCTTGTCGAAACCATGAAGTTCAAGGCTGATGGGGTACTGCATGCTGTTTCCATAAAGCAGGGTCCACATTATAGTGAATGGAAAAATGGCAATCttcatgtaaatgtaaataatcaaaGACGATCATGGTAACAATAATTGCTTCTATTACACCAGATGCATGTCCTTCAACTGATTTTATAAAATCGCACACAGAAGTTATTTATGTCTTGAGTGATCACAGCTAATTGGTGCTCTGCAGTGTGGAAGTGGGCAACCAGCTGACGCTGTGCAAGGCCGGTTGCCAGGCGATTGTTGACACGGGAACATCCCCTCATCACCGGGCCTGTAGAGGAGGTCAGGGCGCTGCACAAGGCCATCGGAGCCATGCCTCTACTGATGGGAGAGGTAGGTTAAATGTCTACCTGTTGTTCTGTCAGTTCCAACCTTTGTTTTAGCTCTCCTGAATGGTCAacaaaacatttttacatttacatttacgtcatttagcagacgctcttatccagagcgacttacaaattggtgcattcacctaatgacatccagtggaacaaccactttacaatagtgcatctaaatattttaaggggggggggggtgagaaggattactttatcctatcctaggtattccttaaagaggtggggtttcaggtgtctccggaaggtggtgattgactccgctgtcctggcgtcgtgagggagtttgttccaccattggggagccagagcagcgaacagttttgactgggctgagcgggaactgtacttcctcagtggtagggaggcgagcaggccagaggtggatgaacgcagtgcccttatttgggtgtagggcctaatcagagcctggaggtactgaggtgccgttcccctcacagctccgtaggcaagcaccatggtcttgtagcggatgcgagcttcaactggaagccagtggagagagcggaggagcggggtgacgtgggagaacttgggaaggttgaacactagacgggctgcggcgttctggatgagttgtaggggtttaatggcacaggcagggagcccagccaacagcgagttgcagtaatccagacgggagatgacaagtgcctggattaggacctgcgccgcttcctgtgtgaggcagggtcgtactctgcggatgttgtagagcatgaacctacaggaacgggccaccgccttgatgttagttgagaacgacagggtgttgtccaggatcacgccaaggttcttagcgctctgggaggaggacacaatggagttgtcaaccgtgatggcgagatcatggaacgggcagtccttccccgggaggaagagcacggagcgggaggggaggaccgagccggcctggaatataggggacatagagagtcaaaggatgcagaaagggaggagaggagggttgaggaggcagaatcaggagatgggttggagaaggtttgagcagagggaagagatgataggatggaagagaagagagtagcgggggagagagagcgaaggttgggacggcgcgataccatccgagtaggggcagtgtgggaagtgttggatgagagcgagagggaaaaggatacaaggtagtggtcggagacttggaggggagttgcaatgaggttagtggaagaacagcatctagtaaagatgaggtcgagcgtattgcctgccttgtgagtaggggggaaggtgagagggtgaggtcaaaagaggagaggagtggaaagaaggaggcagagaggaatgagtcaaaggtagacgtggggaggttaaagtcgcccagaactgtgagaggtgagccgtcctcaggaaaggagcttatcaaggcatcaagctcattgatgaactctccgaggggacctggagggcgataaatgataaggattttaagcttgaaagggctggtaactgtgacagcatgaaattcaaaggaggcgatagacagatgggtaaggggagaaagagagaatgaccacttgggagagataaggatcccaat includes these proteins:
- the napsa gene encoding LOW QUALITY PROTEIN: napsin-A (The sequence of the model RefSeq protein was modified relative to this genomic sequence to represent the inferred CDS: deleted 1 base in 1 codon), encoding MKCLKILYITIALLIAHSSAIIRIPLHKTRSMRRLMSDNGRSFEQLQDMAKTVGGAGANVPINTPSPKVPVERLTNFMDAQYYGVISIGTPPQDFTVLFDTGSSNLWVPSIHCSFLDVACWLHHRYNSKKSSTYVQNGTKFSIQYGRGSLSGFISGDTVSLAGMQVTGQQFGEAVKQPGITFAVARFDGVLGMGYPTISVRNITPVFDTAMAAKLLPQNIFSFYISRDPSAAVGGELMLGGTDPLYYTGDLHYVNVTRKAYWQIEMNNVEVGNQLTLCKAGCQAIVDTGTSLITGPVEEVRALHKAIGAMPLLMGEYWIDCKKVPSLPVIAFNLGGKMFNLTGDDYILKESQMGLKICLSGFMAMDIPPPAGPLWILGDVFIGRYYSVFDRDADRMGFAPAK